TGGTCGGTGCGTTTCGTGTCGCCGGACGCGCCGAGCTGTTTGGCGAGGTTGTCGCCGATCAGCGGCAGGTAGACCTCGTCCAGCAACCGGTTGCGGACGAACGCGCTCATCACCTTGGGCCGGTACTCCTCCAGCCGCAGCCGTTCCCGTTCGTGCGCCACCAGCTCGCCGCGCCGCTTCTGGTACGCGCGGTAGGCGGGGACGCGTTCGGCGCGGAACGCGCGGGTCCGCGCGAGGACCTCGTCGAGCCGCAGGTCGAGCCGCCGGTCGGCGATACGGGGATGGGCGCCGAGCAGCCCCTCCACGGTGGCGTCGAGGGAGGCGGACGACTCGCGGCGGGGCACCTCGGACCCGCACAACTCGATGGCGACGGCCTCCGCCAGGTACGCGTCGTCGCCCGCCGAGCCGCTGGACGTGAGGTAGGCGCGCAGCCACGCCTCGACGAGCTGATGACGGGCCGCCAGATCCTCACCCAGAGCGCGCAGGTCGTCCTCGAAGTCCTGCAGACCCTTCGACCCGCTCCCCCCGAGCGCCCTGCGGAACCGCTCGAGGAGCGCACGCGCCGCCACCCCTGTCACGAACCCGAACGGCGCGGACACCAGCTCCTCGAACAGATACTCCCCGGCCGCCCCACCACCGGCGGACATGCCGCCCGGCAGGCCGGCACCGAAGGGTGGATGGGCCGGCAGGCCGGCACCGGAAGGCGGGCGGCTCAGCAGGCCGGCACCCGAGGGTGCGTGGCCCGGCGGTACGGCACCGGCGGGCGCGTGGCCCGGCAGGCCGGTACCGGAGGGTGCGTGGCCCGGCGGTACGGCACCGGCGGGCGCGTGGGCCGGCAGGCCGGTGTCGGTAGGTGGGTGGGTCGATGGTGCGGTGGTGGAGGGTGGGGTGGTGTCGGGGAGTGCGTGCCGGGTGGAGAAGGTCGTGATGGCGTCGTTCAGCTCTGTGCACAGCTCCGCGATGGCGGGGGAGTCGCCGAAGGCGGTACGGGCGCGGCCCAGGGAGGTGGCTCGGCGGGACCAGAGGGCTCGACTCGACTCGTCCGTTCCGTGGGCCCAGAAGAGTTGGGCGGCGGCACGGGCGGCCGGGGGGTAGCGGAGCAGGCCCGCCTCGGAGTGCAGGCGCAGCAGCGCTTCGAGGATCAGGGCGGCGTCGTGGTCGTGGACGCCCCGCTCGTACCCCTCGTCGTAGCGGGACTCGGCGGCCCGGCGGACGACGTCCGGCAGCGTCCCGTCGGTCGCCGCCGCGTGCAGGGTGTCGAGGTCGCCCGTGGCCAGGATCGAAGAGGCCAGGTGCTCGGCGCGGTAGACCTCCGGGGACTCCGACACCAGGAGCTGGTCCCAGAACGGGCGGGTCTCCGCGAACCCCTCGTCCGACACGGGGGAGCGGTAGTCGGTGCCGGTGACCGCGTACGCCATGCCGTCCTCGTGCGGGACGAGGGTGAGGTCGATCGGCTGGGTGTTGACGGCGAAGCGGTGCCGGCCGAGGCGGAGGGTCTCGCCGCCGTCGGTGAACAGGTCGGCGCGGTCGCGCAGGGACCGTCCGGCCTCTTGGCGGGCGGCCTTGACGCGGCCCTCCAGCTCTTCGGCGCGGACGGCGTCGCCGAGGGCGCGCAGGTCGGCGGCGACGCTGCGGAGCTTGGCCACCATCGGGTCGGCGGCGAAGTAGGTGTTGATCTCGTCCAGCGAGGTCAGGCCCGCGACGCGGCGGCGGACGCCGGCGAGCGTCCGGTCGGCGGAGGCGGCGAGCCGGTCGGCGCGGCGGGCCCGCTCGTCCATCAGGGACTGCTTGCGGGCGGAGAACGCCTCGTAGACGTCGTCCCGCTTGGCGGTCAGCTCGGCGAGGAAGTCGTCGAAGTCGCCGAAGCGGGCCTCGAGGTTCTCCAGTTGGAGCATCAGCCGGCCCAACTGCTCGTCGCAGCGGTCGGGGGTGTCGGCGACCGCCAGCGCCCCGGTGACGGCCTGGCCGAGCAGCGCGAACTCGGCGGCGAACGCGGCGCGGCCCTCGGTGGCCAGCAGCTCCCTGCGGCGCGCCTCCAGGGTGGCGCGGGCCCGGTTGACGCCGCCGAGGACCTCGCCGATCCGTTCCAGGATGCGGGTGCGGACGGTGGCGTCGGCGATGTCCAGCGACCCGACGACCTCGGTCACGGTCGAAAGGCCCGCCGACTGCTCGGCGAGCCGTGCGCCGAGGGGCTCGGCGGCGGCGACGGTGGTGATCTCGCCGGCCTCGACGACCAGTCGTTCGACGTCCTCGCGGTAGCCGGTGAACGCGTCCTCGCCCTGGAGGAACGACACCGCGCGCCGCCCCGCGCCGGTCAGCTCGGCGGCCAGGTCCGTGTCGAGCCGGTCGAGGCGTTCGGTGTCGACGTGGCGCAGCTCCCGCAGCGTGACCAGGTGGCCCTGCTCGCGGCGGAGGGCGGCGAGTCGGTCGACCCACGCGTCGGCGGTCTTGGGGGCCTCGCCGCGCAGCAGCCGCACCAGCGACGTGATCTTGGTGGCGGCCTCGTCCACCGCCTGTCGGGCCTGGTCGGTGAGGGCCTGGACGTTCTCGAACTCCTCCAGCACCTGCTCGGCCGCCGACCGTACGGCCGTCAGCGGGGCCCGCAGGTCGCCCAGGTCCGCCTCGCCCAGCCAGTGGTAGTGGTCGAAGACCCGGGCGCAGGCCGCGATCAGTCCCTCGAAGACGGCGGTGGACGGCGCCATCTCGCCCACCATCCGGGACACCGACAGACAGTCGGAGATGCCCCGCACCAGCTCCGCGTTGCCGACCCGTTCGAGCGGGCCGGTGCCGACGGGTTGCGCGGCGGCGTACGCGTCCGACAGGTACGGCGTCTGCCACACCTGCATCGGGTGGACCCGCGTCGGCTCCTCGGAGACGGCGCGGAACACCACGAGCGTCCCGTCGTCGAACAGCGAGTACCCGTGGCACGGCAGCGGCGCCGCGACCTCCTTGCGGATCACGTTGTACGGCAGCAGCAGCGAACGGCCGTCGGCGCGGGAGTGGAAGACGTACAGCACGTCCTCGCCGTTGGTGGAACGGATGACCCGTTCGAACTCCAGGCCGGTGACGTCGGTGTCGAACGTCCGGGCGACCCCGGTGGTCAGGTAGTAGCCGCCCGGGAAGATCAGCCCGTGGTCCTCGGGGAGCCGCCGGCACGCCTGCCCGATCCCGTCGAGCCTGGTGACCTGCTTGGTGCGGGTGTTGAAGACCAGGTGCCGCCACACCGTCTCGTTGTACGGGCGGACGCGCAGCAGGATCAGCGAGCCGATCCGGGCATAGTGGACGTCGGCGTCCGCGAGGCTCTGCAGCGGCTCGTCCACCGGCTCGCCGTAGACGCCCTCGCCCGTCTCGGTGTTGTTCTCGATCTTGATGGTGAGGTCGCCGCCGACCGTCTCCACGAATACCTCGTCCTCGATCGAGATGTGCGGGTGGCGGCCGAGCACGTGCTGTTCGCGGGTCGTCTCGACCCACGCGAAGTCGTGCGAGGGCGGGAACACGTGGTCGCGTTCGCCCCGGTCGTCGATGTACGAGACCGCGCCGTCCGTGTCGACCTTCCAGCGCAGCACCCGGATGTCGGCGGTGCCGGCCCCGGTCTGGAACACCGCCAGGAGCTTGCCGTCCAGCCGGCGGAGCTGCATGAGCCGGGTGTCGCGGTAGTAGCGGTAGAGCTCCGCGAAGTCCTTCTCGAAGCCGGGCTCGCGCAGCAGGCCCGGGGCGTCCATGTCCTCGAAACGGAAGGCGTCGCCGTCGCGGGCGAAGCGGTGCACGGAGAAGACGTCGTCGATCGTCGTCTCCGGCTTCAACCCGAGGAACACGTTGTAGCCGAACAGCATCACACCCTGCCGCCCGCCCGACACCGCGACGATGTCCCGGGGCACGCAGTTGTTCTCGGTACGGATCCGCTCGGTGCCCAACAGCCGCAGCTCGGTGCTGCCGAACACCTCGACGCGCCGCGCGTTCAGCGCCTCCGCCCGGCGGGCCAACTCGGCGGCCTGCTCCGTCAGCCGCGCCCGCAGCACCTCGTACGTACCGCTGTCCAGGGCCGCGCCCTCGGGGAGGGGCGAGGGCGCGGCGTCGGCGGGGGTGTTCGTCATCGGCTCAGTGGTCGGTGTTGTTGACGGCCTTGACCGTCGACACCGGGGCGGGGACGGCGGCGGGGGCGGAGGCGGTCAGGGTTCCGACGGGGCTGTCGGCCACGCCGAGCTTCTCGGCGGTGGTCAGCAGCCTGGTCAGCTTGTCGGTGTCCGGGCCGCCGGCCCTGATCAGCTTCACCAGCAGGGCGGACAGGGTGAGGTCGCGGACGCCGCCGGTGTCCAGCGAGCCGAGCAGGCGGGTGAGGTCCTCGGTGAAGCGGCCCTCGCCCTCCAGCCAGGGGCCCGCCAGGGTGCGGCTGACCTGGGAGTTGTCGATGAAGCCGTCGATGCTCTTGCCGAGGGCGACGGAGCCGACCAGCTTGTCGAGGAAGACCGTGTCGCCGCCGACGATGCTGATGTCGGCCTTCTCCAGCCCGGCCGCCAGCACACCCGCCTGCTGTTCGGCGACCTGGCGGTGCATCTCGATGCCGGCCATCCGGATGTCCCGCTCGGCCTCCAGCCGCAGGCGGTACTCCTCGTGCCCGCGGGAGGCGTCCGACAGCTTGGCCATGGCCTCGGCCTTCTCGGTGAGGCCCTCCGCCTCGGCCTTGAGCTTCTCGGCGATGCCCTCGGCGAACGCCAGCGCCTTGTCCTTCTCGCCCTCGGCCTCGGCCTGCAGCCGGTCGCGGACCGCGCCGGCCTCGACGGCCCGACGCTCGCGCTCGACGGCGGCCTGCGCCATGCCCTCGCGCTCGGCGGCCTCCGCGGCGCGCTCGCGGATCTGCGCCTCGACCAGGCCCTCCTTCTCGGTGGCCTGGACGGTGCGCTCGCGGATCTGGACCTCGATCAGGCCCTCCTTCTCCACGATCTCGGCGTTGCGGGCCCGGACCTGGGCCTCCGCGAGACCGGGGGCGGCCTGCTCGGCCTGCACACCCTCGGCCAGCCGGATCTTGGCGCGGGCGTCCAGATCGGCGGTCTGCTGCCGGGCCTCGGCCAGCAGCAGCTCCTCGCGGGCCTTGAACTTGGCCGCGGCCTCCGCCGCCTCGGCCGCCTTGATGTCCTTGACCAGGGCCTCCTGCGCCTCGGCCTCGGCCTGGATGACCAGGGCCTGCCGGGTGCGCTCGGCCTCCTCGAGGGTGCGCAGGCGCTTGATGTTCTCCTCCTGCTCGGCCACCGTCTTCTCGACGGCGATGCGCTCGCGGACGACCTCGGCGATGTCGCGCTTCTCGCCCTCGACCTCCTTGTCGGCGGCGATCCGGGTCAGCTCGGTCTCCCGCTCGCGGGCGATGACCTCCAGCATCCGGTCCTTCTCGATGCGCTCGGTCTCGATGGCGAGGACCCGTTCGCGGTTCTTCTCCGCCACCGAGATCTCGCGGGCCTTGTTCTCCAACTGGACGCCGAGCTGCTCGTCGGTGCGGATGCCGGCGGTCTGCGCCTTGAGCCGCTCCTCGGCCTGCACCCGGGCGGTCTCGGCCTCCTCGCGGGCCTTCATGGTCTCGATCTCGCGCCGCTGCTTGGCCTCCGCGTCGGCCTCCCGCCGCCGGAGCTCCAGGATGGCCTCCCGGGCGTCCACGTTCTGTCGGGTGATCTCCTTCTCCTCGTTGCGCTCGAACTCGTTGGTGCGCACGTGCTCGATCGCGGTCAGCTCGGTGATCTTCCGGATGCCCTGGGCGTCGAGGATGTTCGCCTTGTCCAGCGAGGACATCGGCGTCTGCTCCAGGTAGTCGATGGCCGCGTCCTCCAGGCTGTAGCCGTTGAGGTCGGTGCCGATGACGCGGATGATGTGGTCGCGGAACTCCTCGCGCCGCGTGTACAGGTCCACGAAGTCCAGGTGCTTGCCGACGGTCTTGAGCGCCTCGGAGAACTTGGCGCTGAACAGCTCCTGCAGGGTCTCCTGACTGCTGGCCCGTTCGGTGCCGATGGCCTGGGCGACCTTGATGACGTCCTCGGTGGTCTTGTTGACCCGGACGAAGAACGTGATCCGGATGTCGGCGCGGATGTTGTCCTTGCAGATCAGGCCCTCACGGCCGGTCCGCGCGATCTCGATGGTCTTCACCGAGATGTCCATCACCTCGGCCTTGTGCAGCACCGGCAGCACCACCGCGCCGGTGAACGTCACGTCCACCTTGCGCACCTTGGAGATGATCAGCGCCTTGCCCTGTTCCACCTTGCGGAACAGCCGGCTGGTGACGATCACCAGCCCGAGGGCGATCAGCAGGACGACGGCGATGAGGACGCCGAGGCCCAGGGTGATGGAGTCCATCTCGGGTTCCCTTCAGGGGGTCGTTCAGGTCGTTCAGGTCGTTCAGGAGAGGCGCCGGTCGGGGTCGAGGTCCGCGTCGTAGGGCATCACCCGGAAGAACTCGCCGACCGTGTCGTAGTCGAAGATCAGTGCCGTGCTGCCGGAGGTCAGCGGCTCCTCGGTCTCTTGGCGGACCTGGATGATCGCCGACGAGCCGTCCGTCGAGGTGATCTCCGCCTGACCGAAGTCGGGGCCCACCCGGGACGTCCGGATCACGCACATCCGCCCCACGAAGTCCTGCCGGGACGACTCGCGGGTCCGCGGCAGCGCCTTGCGCAGCGGCATCACCACCAGACAGGTGACGAGCCAGGCGCCCACCAGCGCGAGGGTCAGGGCCACCAGCCCCAGGGCGATGGCGAGCGGCGAGGAGAGGTCGAAGGAGTCCACCACGACGGCACCCACCAGACTGAAGAACCAGGAGAAGGCGATGAGCAGCGACAACGCCACCGTCACGGGCACCTCGCCGATCCGGAGCCACCCGGCGAACCCGGCGAGGCCCTCGGTGTCGGCGTCGCCGTCGAGCAGCTCCAGGTCCGCGGCGCCCAACACCACGAACAACCAGTAGGCGACGACCACGATGAGCGAGAAGGTGAACAGCGCCGTCGGAAAGCCGAGAACGACACGGACGAACTCGCCCATCACACGCCCTCCCCCGTCGACACCCGAGCCCCACGAGGGTCGGGACCGTTGTCGACGCGGCGGAGGAACGGAACGCCGGCGCAGCCCAGGGAACGGCCCTGACACCTTTGCCGACCAGACTTCCCGGCGCACCTGGGGGCGAACTTTACAGAAAGAGCGCGATCCTGCCTAGTCGTCGGGTGTGCCCCCGTCCGCCCGGATCCCTTCATCGCACTCATGGCAGTGGGACGGGGTCGACACCGGATCCGTTCCGTCCCGAAACGCGCGCCTCGCGTGCCGTGCCCGCCCGGAGTGACCGAGCGTGCATTTATCCACGGTCGCGCAGCGGTCCTTGGCGGACTCGTTTCGGAATGTCCGTGTGTGGGACCGTTGCCACCTGCGAGAACGGACGGACCGGCCGCCACCTGCGCCGTGCGCGGTGACCGGATCCGGCCGCAACAGGGCATTGATCCTTTCTGTCATATTGGCCGTGACAAGCCATGGAGGAGAGGGCGATGCCCGCTGTTTCGCCGTTGGGACCGGGTGACCCCCGGCAGGTGTCCGCGTTCCGCTTGCTGGGCCGTCTGGGCGAGGGCGGTCAGGGCACCGTGTTCCTCGGGCGGGACGCCGACGGGCGTCGGGTGGCGGTCAAACTGCTGCACGCCCGGCTCGCCTCGGACGAGCGGGCGCGGGCCAGGTTCGCCGCCGAGGTCAGGCACGCCGAACGCGTCGCGGCGCTCTGTACGGCACCCGTGATCGCCACCGACGTCGACGGGGACGTCCCCTACATCGTCAGCGAGTACGTGGACGGCCCGTCGCTGGCGGCGGTGGTGGCCGCCGAGGGGCCCCGGTCGGGCGCGGCGCTGGACCGGCTGGCGATCGGGACGATCACGGCGCTGGCGGCGATCCACGGCGCCGGCGTCGTCCACCGCGACTTCAAGCCGAGCAACGTGCTCCTGGCCGACGACGGGCCCCGGGTCATCGACTTCGGGATCGCCCGGGCGCTGGACGACGCGAAGCGCGTCTCCAGCGCGGCGGTGGGGACGCCCGCCTACATGGCGCCCGAACAGATCGAGGCGCAGGACGTCGGCCCGCCCGCCGACGTGTTCGCGTGGGGCTGCACGATGGTGTTCGCCGCGACCGGCGCGCCGCCGTTCGGCAACGACGCGATCCCGGCGGTGCTGCGCCGGATCCTGCTCGAACCTCCGGACACCGGGTCACTGGGCGAGCCGTTGCTGGGCCTGGTCCGCCGCTGTCTGGACAAGGACCCGGCCGGGCGGCCCACCGCACAGCAGATCCTCATCCGGCTCCTCACTCGGGCGGGCGCGCTGCCCGCCGCGGAGACCTCTCCCGAGAACGTCCTCGAACAGGGCGAACGGTTCGCCGCGACCCCCATCGACGGTCCGGCGGGAGGCCCCGGGAACGGACCTCGGCGCGGTCGTCGGGGGATCGCCGCCCTGACCGGCGGGGCCGGTGCGCTGGTGGCGGTCGGGGCGGCGGTGGTCCTGATCGTGACCATGGCCGACACGGGCCGCACGGGCGGCACGGGCGGCCCCCGTCCCGGCGCTTCGTCGCCGCCACCGACCGGTCCGCAGTTGAACGCGATCATGGCCCCGCCGACGTTCATCGACCCGTCCAACGCCTCCAGTGACGGCCGGCCGATCGTCTCCCAGCTCTTCACCGGGCTCGTTCAGATCGGCAGGGACGGCACGGTGCGGCGACGGTTGGCCACCGACCTCCGCGCCGACCCCACCTGCCGGACCTGGACGATCGACATTCGGTCCGGCACCCGGTTCTCCAACGGGGAGCCGGTGGACGCCGCCGCGTTCGTCCGAGGGTGGACGCGGGCCGCGCAGTCGAAGGAGTACGCCGTCGGGGTCCTGATGGCCGACATCGAGGGCTACACGGACCTGCTCACGGAACGGACCAACACGTTCGCCGGCCTGCGCGCCGGGGCGGGCGGGATGGAGGTCAAGCTCACCGCGCCCGACTGCGAGTTCGACAAGCGGCTGGGCAACACGGTCTTCTTCCCCGTGCCGGTGACCGCCGGGGCCCCCGACAACAAGACCTACAACGATCGGCCGATCGGCAACGGGCCCTTCACCGTGGAGTCGTACACGCCGTCCCGGCACGTCGTCCTCAAGCGCAACCCGTCGTGGGCGTTCGCCTCCAAGGGGAAGGCGACACCGGGGCGGGTCGTCATCGACCTGAGCGAGGACTACTCGGTCCGGGGCGTCTCGGGCATCACCTCCGGCGCGTACGACCTCGCCGACGTGGCGAACAACGACCTCGGCACGGCCCAGTCCCGCTTCGCGGACGACGGTCGCCTGCGCACGCAGCCCGTCGCCGGCACCGGGTTCCTGCTGCCGGTCACGACCCGTGGGGCGATGAAGAGCCGCGAGGCGAGGCTTGCGGTCTCGTTCGCCCTCGACCGCAAGGCGATCACCGCCGCGTTGTTCGCCGGGACGCATCCGCCCAGCACCGGGCTGGTGCCCGCGCCCGTCCCCGGGTTCACCGGGGAGCGCTGCCGGTCGTGCGCCCGCCCCGATCCGAGCACCGCGCGGTGGTACGCCGAGCGGGCCGGGCTCGGCCGGGGCACCGCCATCACGCTGCTGTCACGAGGCGACGGCCCCGCCCGCTGGCCCGATCTCATCGAGCAGCAGCTCGAGGACTCCCTCGGCTGGAAGGTGAAGATCACCACGGTCGACACGTTCGAGGCATGGCGCGAGGCCATCAGCGCCGAGGACGGCCCGGCGTTGGCGACGTACGGATGGTTCAGCGACTACCCGTCGGCGTTCAGCTTCCTGCACCAGATCCTGGGCGGCGACCAACTGCCCACCGCGACCGGCGGCGGGTTCAACTACGCCGGCTGGCGCAACGCGGGCTTCGACCGTGAGCTGTCCGCCGCGCGTACCCAGCCCGACGAGGCCACCCGCATCCGTCACCTGCGCAAGGCCGAAGATCTCGCGCTGGACGACATGGCGCTCATCCCGCTGTGGAACTACACCGCCGTCACCCTGACGAACCGTCGGTTCACCGACGTCCCCACCGACTTCTACGGGAGCCCCGACTTCGGCGACACCGGACGGTGACCGTGTCAGGCCCCCGCCCACACCTCCTGGACCTGCGCGGCCACGGCGGGGGCCTGGGCGAGGCCGGCCCGGAAGCCGGGGCCCCAAAGCCTCATGCTGAGCACGTCGACGCCGAACGCGTCGATGGCGGCCTGGTCGGGGCCGACGACGACGGTACGGGCGTCGCCCAGCGTCTTCAGCTCCCGCTCCAGCCGGTCGCGCGGTGTGAAGTGCGCCAACGGCTCCAGCACGACCACGGTGGACGCCCCCTCGACGAGGTCGGCGTTGGTCATCGAATGGACCCCGCCGTCCATGTAGTGGCGTCCGCCGATCTCGACCGTCGGGAACACGCACGGCACCGAGCAGCTCGCCCGCACGGCCGCCTCCAGCGACGCGTCTCCGTCGCGGTCCCACACGACGAACGAGCCGTCATCGGCGTCGACGCCGGTGACGAGCAGATGTCGGTCGGGCCATTTCGGGGACGGCAGCCGGCGGCCGATCTCCTCCAGGGCCGCGCCCCTGCCGTCGGTGGGGGTCTCCCGCGCCATCCGGCCGATGCGCGCCCGGGCCTCACGGGGCTCCAGCGTGGTGTCGTACATGAGGGCGAACGCCGTCATGACCAGGTCCATGTCCGGCTTCGGCGGCCTGGCCGCCGGGTCGCCGTCGGGCCTCGCGGACATGATCTCGATCGCCTGTTCCAGGTCCCCGCCGTGCGCGAGGAACGCGCCGACCACCGAGCCCGCCGAGGTGCCCACGAACACGTCCGCCGCCGCCAGGTCGACGCCCCGCCCGGCCAGCCCGGCGACGAGCCCGGCCTCCCAGGCGATCCCCGCGACCCCGCCGCCGCCCAGCACCAGGGCGCGTCCGCCGTCCATCGTCATGCCGTGTCCTTCCGGGCCAGGAGCGCCTGCATCGCGGAGCGCATCGGCTCGCCGATCTCGACCGGCCGGCGCGTCTCCCGGTCGACGAACACGTGGACGAAGCGTCCCTCGGCGAGCGGGGTCTCGCCGTCCTCACCGAAGAGCCCCACCTCGTACCGGACGCTGGAACGGCCCAGGTGCCCGACCCGCAGACCGACGCGGAACGCCTCGGGGAACGCGATCGAGCCCTTGTAGACGCAGTTCGACTCGACGCACAGCCCGATCGCGGACCCGTGGTGGATGTCCAGCCCCGCCGCCCGGATCAGCCAGGTGTTGATCACCGTGTCCATCACCGAGTAGTGGACGGCGTTGTTCACGTGGCCGTAGACGTCGTTGTCCTTCCACCTGGTCGGGACCGTCTCCCAATGCCCGTAGTCAGTGTCCACGGCGAGCAGTTTATGGTCATCTGGACCGACTCTCGGCGGCCGGCCGGCCCCGAGGCGCGACCGCGTGGTCGGTGAGCAGGCGACCGAACTCCTCCTCGAACTCGGCCAGCCGGGCACGCAGGCCGGGGCCGGGCCAGGTTTCCGGCAGCAACTCGTCCGGGAGCAGCGGGTCGGTCATCAGGTGGCGGAGGACGGCCGCCGAGATCGTGAAGCGCTCGGCCAGGGGCTGCGCCTCCTCCAGCGCCCGCTGAAGTCGTACCGCCAGGGCGGCCCAGCAGGGCAGGTCCCAGAGCGCGGCGGCCAGCTCCCGGGGGTCCCCCTCCGGGCGTCCCTCCAGGAAGGTGCACTGCTGGGCGACGATGGACGGGCGTTCGCGCAGGAGGTTGGCGGGTCGCAGCCACGCGCCCTCGCGCAGCTCGGCGAGCCGGAGGGCGGCCATCGCCTGCCGGAGCGCCGTCCGTTCGGGGGCGGGCCTGCGCTCGGCGGTGATCATCGCGATCTCCCAGCCGCCGTCCCAGGCCCGGGTGCGGGGTGTGACGCTCTCGTCCTGGCGGGCCTGGCGGCGCAGGAGCCGTTCGCTGAGCCGGTACGCGCCCTCGACGTGGACGAGGTCCCCGGCGGCGACCATGCGGGACAGCGCCACCCGGACGGTGCCCTCGGCGATGCCGAACTGCTCGCCGACGCGGACCAGGTGGCGGGCGCGCAGCTCCGGCGGGTGACAGCCGAGCAGGGTGCTCAGCACCACGGAGCGGGCGGTCAGCGGCCTCAGGTTCAGGGTCTCGATCATCGCTGTCTCGGGAGCGTACCCTCAATTACATGCTTCCATCGCGTGGTGAAAGTCTGTAATGTCCGGCTCATGGGCGATTATCTGATCGAGTCGGTCGACGAACTCCCCTTCGGCGGCCCCGGCAAGGCCCGGCGGTACGCCACCGAGCGCTACGAGGGCGCGGTGGGCCTCAACTGGTACACCTGCGACCCGAGCCTCCGCGCCACGCTCGGCCGATGGATGAGCCCGGAGCACCTGGCGTGGGCCACCCCGCACCTGGAGCGCGCCGGGGCCATGATGGGCGGCCCCATCGCCCGCCACGCCGAACAGACCGATCGCAACCCGCCCGAGCTGGAGAAGTACGACCGCTGGGGCCACGACGTCAGCCGGGTCGTCATGCCCCCGTCGTTCGAGGCGGCCCGGCGGGAGCTGGTCGCGGGGAGCTTCACCACCGACGCGTTCTTCGCCGAGGCCGGGGCGGCCGGCGTCGACCCCACGCCGATGGCCGTGGCGTGGAACTACATGCTCGACCAGGCCGACATCGGGATGGGCTGCGCCCTCGGCACCGGCGGCGACATGGTGGTGCTGCTGGCCGAGCGGTTCGCCCCGGAGGACGTCAAGCGGCGCGTCCGCGAGCTGTTCTCCGCCGGGATGTTCTCCGGCGAGGCCGCCCAGATGCTGACCGAGCGCAGCGGCGGGTCCGACCTCGGCGCGCTGGAGTCCACCGCCGTCCCCGACGGCGACGCCTGGAAGCTGAACGGGCTCAAGTGGTTCGCGTCCAACGCCAACGGATCCGCGTTCGTCGTGCTGGCCAAGCCGGAGGGCGCGGAGGACGGGGTGCGCGGCGTCGCCCCGTTCCTCGTGCTGCGCGAACGCCGGGACGGCGGCCGGAACGGGGTGCGGATCCGCCGCCTCAAGGACAAGCTCGGCACCCGGTCGGTGGCGTCCGCCGAGATCGAGTTCACCGACGCCGAGGCGTTCCTCCTCGCGCCCGGAGGCGGGTGGTCGGGGGACGGCAAGGGCCTGGGCCGGATGATGGAGCTGACCAACGGGGCGCGGCTCGGCATCGCGCTGATGGGCCT
The DNA window shown above is from Thermomonospora umbrina and carries:
- a CDS encoding DNA repair ATPase, with protein sequence MTNTPADAAPSPLPEGAALDSGTYEVLRARLTEQAAELARRAEALNARRVEVFGSTELRLLGTERIRTENNCVPRDIVAVSGGRQGVMLFGYNVFLGLKPETTIDDVFSVHRFARDGDAFRFEDMDAPGLLREPGFEKDFAELYRYYRDTRLMQLRRLDGKLLAVFQTGAGTADIRVLRWKVDTDGAVSYIDDRGERDHVFPPSHDFAWVETTREQHVLGRHPHISIEDEVFVETVGGDLTIKIENNTETGEGVYGEPVDEPLQSLADADVHYARIGSLILLRVRPYNETVWRHLVFNTRTKQVTRLDGIGQACRRLPEDHGLIFPGGYYLTTGVARTFDTDVTGLEFERVIRSTNGEDVLYVFHSRADGRSLLLPYNVIRKEVAAPLPCHGYSLFDDGTLVVFRAVSEEPTRVHPMQVWQTPYLSDAYAAAQPVGTGPLERVGNAELVRGISDCLSVSRMVGEMAPSTAVFEGLIAACARVFDHYHWLGEADLGDLRAPLTAVRSAAEQVLEEFENVQALTDQARQAVDEAATKITSLVRLLRGEAPKTADAWVDRLAALRREQGHLVTLRELRHVDTERLDRLDTDLAAELTGAGRRAVSFLQGEDAFTGYREDVERLVVEAGEITTVAAAEPLGARLAEQSAGLSTVTEVVGSLDIADATVRTRILERIGEVLGGVNRARATLEARRRELLATEGRAAFAAEFALLGQAVTGALAVADTPDRCDEQLGRLMLQLENLEARFGDFDDFLAELTAKRDDVYEAFSARKQSLMDERARRADRLAASADRTLAGVRRRVAGLTSLDEINTYFAADPMVAKLRSVAADLRALGDAVRAEELEGRVKAARQEAGRSLRDRADLFTDGGETLRLGRHRFAVNTQPIDLTLVPHEDGMAYAVTGTDYRSPVSDEGFAETRPFWDQLLVSESPEVYRAEHLASSILATGDLDTLHAAATDGTLPDVVRRAAESRYDEGYERGVHDHDAALILEALLRLHSEAGLLRYPPAARAAAQLFWAHGTDESSRALWSRRATSLGRARTAFGDSPAIAELCTELNDAITTFSTRHALPDTTPPSTTAPSTHPPTDTGLPAHAPAGAVPPGHAPSGTGLPGHAPAGAVPPGHAPSGAGLLSRPPSGAGLPAHPPFGAGLPGGMSAGGGAAGEYLFEELVSAPFGFVTGVAARALLERFRRALGGSGSKGLQDFEDDLRALGEDLAARHQLVEAWLRAYLTSSGSAGDDAYLAEAVAIELCGSEVPRRESSASLDATVEGLLGAHPRIADRRLDLRLDEVLARTRAFRAERVPAYRAYQKRRGELVAHERERLRLEEYRPKVMSAFVRNRLLDEVYLPLIGDNLAKQLGASGDTKRTDQMGLLLLISPPGYGKTTLMEYVASRLGLVFVKVNGPSLGHTITSLDPAEAPNATARQEVEKISFALELGNNTLLYLDDIQHTNPELLQKFISLCDAQRRIEGVWNGRTRTYDLRGKRFAVCMAGNPYTEAGRRFRIPDMLANRADVWNLGDVLSGRDDLFALSYIENALTSNPVLAPLSTRDRSDLELLVRLAKGDDSVRPDRLSHPYSQVELDQIVSVLRKLLRVQQIVLSANQAYIASAAQSDDARTEPPFQLQGSYRNMNKLAERIVPVMNDDELEALIYDHYVGESQTLAAGAEANLLKLASLRGTLTTAQADRWHTIKQAYLRTKALGGDADDGITRAVGALGLLADRVGDIGQALRHDR
- a CDS encoding OB-fold-containig protein, whose translation is MGEFVRVVLGFPTALFTFSLIVVVAYWLFVVLGAADLELLDGDADTEGLAGFAGWLRIGEVPVTVALSLLIAFSWFFSLVGAVVVDSFDLSSPLAIALGLVALTLALVGAWLVTCLVVMPLRKALPRTRESSRQDFVGRMCVIRTSRVGPDFGQAEITSTDGSSAIIQVRQETEEPLTSGSTALIFDYDTVGEFFRVMPYDADLDPDRRLS
- a CDS encoding flotillin family protein → MDSITLGLGVLIAVVLLIALGLVIVTSRLFRKVEQGKALIISKVRKVDVTFTGAVVLPVLHKAEVMDISVKTIEIARTGREGLICKDNIRADIRITFFVRVNKTTEDVIKVAQAIGTERASSQETLQELFSAKFSEALKTVGKHLDFVDLYTRREEFRDHIIRVIGTDLNGYSLEDAAIDYLEQTPMSSLDKANILDAQGIRKITELTAIEHVRTNEFERNEEKEITRQNVDAREAILELRRREADAEAKQRREIETMKAREEAETARVQAEERLKAQTAGIRTDEQLGVQLENKAREISVAEKNRERVLAIETERIEKDRMLEVIARERETELTRIAADKEVEGEKRDIAEVVRERIAVEKTVAEQEENIKRLRTLEEAERTRQALVIQAEAEAQEALVKDIKAAEAAEAAAKFKAREELLLAEARQQTADLDARAKIRLAEGVQAEQAAPGLAEAQVRARNAEIVEKEGLIEVQIRERTVQATEKEGLVEAQIRERAAEAAEREGMAQAAVERERRAVEAGAVRDRLQAEAEGEKDKALAFAEGIAEKLKAEAEGLTEKAEAMAKLSDASRGHEEYRLRLEAERDIRMAGIEMHRQVAEQQAGVLAAGLEKADISIVGGDTVFLDKLVGSVALGKSIDGFIDNSQVSRTLAGPWLEGEGRFTEDLTRLLGSLDTGGVRDLTLSALLVKLIRAGGPDTDKLTRLLTTAEKLGVADSPVGTLTASAPAAVPAPVSTVKAVNNTDH